In one Zobellia galactanivorans genomic region, the following are encoded:
- a CDS encoding cation:proton antiporter has translation MEELSIVNLLLVLFAAWIGGITAKRMGFPSILGELLIGIVLGPAILGILNTSEALNILAEIGILFLMAYIGMEINFKDLGKASWAGLLAAIGGFVVPFALGYYTILAFGGTEIAGLFVGIAVGVTSLATKSRILVDLKLLDTRIAYVLMAGALISDTLALIIFAGIIGFVDAGSIDALGLGWVAAKAILFFAFSGLTGVYLFPLIGKLLTKIKLTGRTAHFSIMVIIVLGFAELAELAGLHGILGAFMGGLFIRDGVFSRPVLKEVTGVFHDISIGFLAPIFFVTAGFHVTLEVFQTDLALLVLIIIGAVVGKILGTALFYLPSGYGWREGLTIGTGMNGRGAVEIIIAGIGLQMNIISQEIFSILVFMAISTTLTVPVLLTWTTNWLRKRGELVKQDARRGYLVLGANPLGLYISKQLAQQSEVTLIDSNKDHVNEAQAQGLKAIYGNALKEEAFETADALSKHTFIALTGNSEINLLSAQLAYNSFYIPNRIVLMSPVENGAGPNLLNHIEASSLFANKTDMAAWSYKISAGDFEEKEEKVDKEMTPRDWVKKNSKDKEVLPILILDGHGVKRPFHYNDTIKPGERVIYIQ, from the coding sequence ATGGAAGAACTTAGTATCGTAAACCTGCTATTGGTATTGTTCGCCGCCTGGATTGGCGGAATAACGGCTAAACGTATGGGCTTCCCCTCCATTTTGGGCGAACTCCTTATCGGAATCGTACTTGGTCCTGCCATACTCGGGATTCTCAATACCTCCGAAGCCCTGAACATTCTGGCCGAAATAGGAATACTTTTTCTTATGGCCTATATCGGAATGGAAATTAATTTCAAGGATCTGGGCAAGGCCTCATGGGCCGGTCTACTGGCGGCCATTGGTGGGTTTGTAGTGCCTTTTGCCTTGGGCTATTATACCATTTTGGCCTTTGGTGGCACGGAAATAGCCGGCCTCTTCGTCGGTATCGCCGTAGGCGTTACTTCCTTGGCCACAAAAAGCAGGATCTTGGTAGACCTTAAGCTTTTAGATACCCGTATAGCCTATGTGTTAATGGCCGGCGCCCTGATTTCCGATACCTTGGCACTGATTATTTTTGCCGGAATTATCGGTTTTGTCGATGCCGGCAGTATCGATGCCCTTGGTCTGGGCTGGGTGGCGGCCAAGGCCATTCTGTTTTTCGCCTTCTCGGGCCTAACGGGTGTCTACCTATTCCCCCTGATAGGAAAATTACTTACCAAAATCAAACTCACGGGGCGTACGGCCCATTTCAGCATCATGGTCATCATCGTATTGGGTTTTGCCGAATTGGCCGAACTCGCAGGGCTTCACGGGATTTTAGGAGCCTTTATGGGCGGACTCTTTATACGCGACGGCGTCTTTTCAAGACCGGTGCTCAAAGAGGTTACCGGGGTCTTTCACGATATCTCCATCGGTTTCCTGGCCCCCATATTTTTCGTTACGGCCGGTTTTCATGTTACCTTGGAGGTCTTTCAAACCGACCTCGCCCTATTGGTATTGATCATCATAGGTGCCGTTGTGGGTAAAATTTTAGGAACGGCCCTATTTTACCTGCCAAGCGGCTATGGATGGCGCGAAGGACTTACTATCGGTACAGGAATGAACGGAAGGGGCGCCGTAGAGATCATTATTGCCGGTATCGGACTGCAGATGAACATCATTTCCCAAGAGATTTTTTCCATATTGGTGTTTATGGCTATTTCCACAACGCTTACCGTTCCCGTACTACTCACCTGGACCACCAATTGGCTCAGGAAACGGGGCGAACTGGTAAAACAAGATGCCCGAAGAGGCTACTTGGTACTAGGTGCCAACCCCTTAGGCCTGTACATTTCAAAACAACTCGCCCAACAGAGCGAGGTTACCCTTATAGACTCCAATAAAGACCATGTAAACGAAGCCCAAGCACAAGGACTAAAGGCCATATATGGAAACGCACTGAAGGAAGAGGCCTTCGAAACCGCCGACGCCCTTTCGAAACACACCTTTATTGCCCTGACGGGCAACAGTGAAATCAACCTCCTCTCGGCACAATTGGCCTATAATTCGTTTTATATCCCCAATCGCATCGTGCTGATGTCCCCGGTTGAAAACGGGGCCGGCCCCAATCTATTGAACCACATCGAGGCCTCTTCCCTATTTGCCAACAAAACCGATATGGCCGCTTGGTCGTACAAGATTTCGGCCGGTGATTTTGAGGAAAAGGAAGAAAAGGTCGACAAAGAGATGACCCCTAGGGACTGGGTAAAGAAAAACTCAAAAGACAAGGAGGTGCTACCCATATTGATTCTTGATGGGCACGGGGTTAAGCGACCATTTCACTACAACGACACCATAAAACCCGGAGAGCGTGTAATCTATATCCAATAA
- a CDS encoding MBL fold metallo-hydrolase, translating to MTLYPIETGNFKLDGGAMFGVVPKTIWQRTNPADANNQIDIAARSLLIEEGNRLILVDTGMGQKQSEKFFSYYNRWGNHSVDASLQKLGFHRDDITDVFLTHLHFDHCGGCIQWNKDRTGYEPAFKNATFWTNEDHWLWATKPNAREKASFLKENLLPMQESGQLKFIERTSDTYQMLPELGFKVHFVDGHTDKQMLPHISYKGKELVFVADLLPTVGHIPLPYVMGYDTRPLLTLTEKEAFLNDAIANDYYLFFEHDAHNEICTLKATEKGARLNETFRFESIFG from the coding sequence ATGACACTATATCCCATAGAAACCGGAAACTTTAAGCTCGACGGCGGAGCCATGTTCGGCGTAGTGCCCAAAACTATTTGGCAACGTACCAATCCTGCCGATGCCAACAATCAAATTGACATTGCCGCGCGCAGCCTGCTCATAGAAGAAGGTAATAGGTTGATCCTGGTGGATACCGGTATGGGCCAAAAGCAATCGGAGAAATTCTTTAGCTATTACAACCGATGGGGCAATCATTCCGTTGACGCTTCACTACAGAAATTAGGTTTTCACCGCGATGACATCACCGATGTCTTTTTAACACATTTACATTTCGACCATTGTGGGGGCTGCATCCAATGGAATAAGGATAGAACGGGTTACGAGCCCGCTTTTAAAAATGCCACATTTTGGACAAACGAAGACCATTGGCTATGGGCAACAAAACCCAATGCCCGTGAAAAGGCCTCTTTTTTAAAGGAAAACCTACTGCCCATGCAAGAGAGCGGTCAGTTAAAGTTTATTGAAAGAACCTCCGACACCTATCAAATGCTTCCTGAACTTGGTTTTAAGGTACATTTTGTAGACGGCCATACCGATAAGCAGATGTTGCCCCATATATCTTATAAAGGAAAGGAATTGGTCTTTGTGGCCGATTTGCTTCCTACGGTCGGGCATATTCCCTTGCCTTATGTCATGGGCTACGACACACGGCCCCTTTTGACCTTGACCGAAAAGGAAGCTTTTTTGAACGATGCCATTGCCAACGACTACTATCTATTCTTTGAACATGATGCCCATAACGAGATCTGTACCCTAAAGGCTACCGAAAAAGGGGCACGGTTAAACGAAACGTTCCGTTTTGAGTCAATTTTTGGCTAA
- a CDS encoding S8 family peptidase — translation MTPFFSRPLLGLSAGLLLMGCGSTALVSTPIANIDTTPLKISDLTDAQKKNWGHLDLVADTIPGMSVDKAYAEIIKNKKGETVIVAVLDSGMDLDHEDLKDVLWTNRGEKAGDGIDNDKNGYIDDIHGYNFLGESYNEQLEATRIVKLKLGDASLQAKAKAKVDSEYAKAGQQKQQYEQIYQAVKNADDAVKKELGKETYTKKDLAAIEPKDETMQQNIGILTQMLTYEDSIPEVLEQIEGGIKYFSDQLNYNYNVDFNGREVVGDDPYDITDLGYGNGNPKNRVEDESHGTHVAGIIAAKRNNGKGANGVANNVAIMSIRAVPNGDEYDKDIALGIRYAVDNGAKVINGSFGKGFSPKAEWVYDAIKYAADNDVLFVHAAGNEGADLDDPANPNFPNDQVDNGPEIADNVLTVGALSSKYGSEMLASFSNYGAVNVDVFAPGDEIYSTMPDNSYDFQGGTSMAAPAVAGVAALIRSYYPKLTASQVKHIIMESGLAPRVKVILGGDAAKTASLDKVSTSGKIVNAYNALIMADNVAKGKIKL, via the coding sequence ATGACACCTTTCTTTTCAAGACCCTTATTAGGCTTATCCGCCGGTCTTTTGCTTATGGGCTGTGGTTCAACAGCCTTGGTATCTACCCCAATTGCGAACATTGATACCACTCCCTTAAAAATATCCGATTTAACCGATGCCCAGAAAAAAAACTGGGGCCATCTAGACCTTGTAGCGGATACCATTCCCGGTATGAGTGTTGACAAGGCCTACGCCGAAATCATAAAAAATAAAAAAGGCGAAACGGTCATCGTTGCCGTACTTGATTCTGGCATGGACTTAGACCATGAGGATTTAAAGGACGTTCTATGGACCAACAGAGGCGAAAAAGCCGGTGATGGTATAGACAACGATAAAAATGGATACATCGATGATATCCACGGATATAACTTTTTAGGCGAGTCGTACAACGAACAACTGGAAGCAACCCGTATCGTAAAATTGAAATTGGGCGATGCCTCATTGCAGGCCAAGGCCAAAGCTAAAGTAGACAGCGAATACGCCAAGGCCGGTCAACAAAAACAGCAGTACGAGCAAATCTACCAAGCGGTCAAAAACGCCGATGATGCCGTTAAAAAAGAATTGGGTAAGGAGACTTATACCAAAAAAGACCTTGCCGCTATCGAGCCCAAAGATGAGACCATGCAGCAGAATATTGGGATCTTGACACAAATGCTCACTTACGAAGACAGCATTCCTGAAGTTTTAGAGCAAATCGAAGGGGGCATCAAGTATTTTTCCGATCAATTGAACTACAACTACAACGTTGATTTCAATGGCCGTGAGGTAGTGGGAGACGATCCCTACGACATTACCGATTTGGGCTATGGAAACGGAAATCCTAAAAACAGGGTAGAAGACGAAAGCCATGGAACGCACGTAGCAGGTATTATCGCCGCCAAGCGCAACAATGGCAAAGGGGCCAACGGAGTGGCCAACAATGTGGCCATTATGAGTATTCGCGCGGTACCTAACGGTGATGAATACGACAAAGATATCGCCTTGGGCATCCGTTATGCGGTAGACAACGGCGCCAAGGTTATTAACGGTAGTTTCGGAAAAGGATTTAGCCCAAAGGCCGAATGGGTTTACGACGCCATTAAATACGCAGCCGACAACGATGTGCTTTTTGTTCATGCCGCCGGTAACGAAGGTGCCGACCTAGACGATCCCGCAAATCCCAACTTTCCGAACGACCAAGTGGACAACGGTCCTGAAATTGCCGATAACGTATTGACCGTAGGCGCATTGTCTTCAAAATACGGATCGGAAATGCTTGCTTCATTCTCAAATTACGGAGCTGTTAATGTTGACGTTTTTGCCCCTGGTGACGAAATCTATTCAACTATGCCCGACAATTCATATGATTTTCAAGGAGGAACCTCAATGGCGGCTCCCGCCGTTGCCGGTGTTGCGGCCTTAATTCGTTCTTACTATCCTAAATTGACCGCTTCCCAAGTAAAACACATTATCATGGAATCTGGTTTGGCTCCAAGGGTAAAGGTGATTTTGGGAGGTGATGCGGCCAAAACCGCAAGCTTGGACAAGGTTTCGACCTCCGGTAAAATCGTAAATGCCTACAACGCCTTGATTATGGCCGATAACGTGGCAAAAGGCAAAATTAAATTATAA
- a CDS encoding M1 family metallopeptidase: MKHFFKGIAAVMLLLGQAAVAQNGSYWQQHVDYTMEVDMNVDNFQYTGTQKLVYTNNSPDELSRVYYHLFFNAFQPGSEMDMRLQSIPDPDGRMTDDQKKSRIASLKESEIGYLHVNSLTQDGVKVDFVEEETILVVELAQPIPPGGKTTFEMEFKGQVPLQVRRAGRNSAEGVALSMSQWYPKLAEYDFEGWHADPYIAREFHGVWGDFDVKLTLDKKYVVGGTGYLQNPQEIGHGYEAPGTKVKKQKGKTLTWHFKAPMVHDFMWAADPDYIHDTLQVENGPTLHFLYKDNKEIIDNWKKLQPKTAELMKFFNKNIGEYPYEQYSVIQGGDGGMEYAMATLITGERKFGSLVGVTAHEMAHSWFQHILASNESKHEWMDEGFTTFISSLAMNEVMQENKENPFEGTYKGYYSLVNSGKEQPQTTHADRYDLNFAYGIAAYSKGSIFLSQLGYVIGQDKLMETLRKYYEDFKFKHPTPNDIKRTAEKVSGMELDWYLTDWTQTTNTIDYGITDVKDKEGKTEVSLVRKGAMPMPIDILVIYEDGTKETFYAPLRMMRGEKENPYPQINRTVLEDWPWAQSNYSFTFDKPLENVKAVVIDPSQLMADIDLEDNVWQKTP; the protein is encoded by the coding sequence ATGAAACACTTCTTTAAAGGAATAGCCGCCGTAATGCTCTTATTGGGGCAAGCGGCGGTTGCGCAAAACGGTTCATATTGGCAACAGCACGTGGATTATACCATGGAAGTTGATATGAACGTTGACAACTTTCAATATACCGGTACACAAAAACTGGTCTATACCAACAACTCCCCAGACGAGCTTAGTCGCGTATACTACCACCTGTTTTTCAACGCATTTCAGCCGGGAAGTGAAATGGACATGCGACTACAGAGCATTCCGGATCCCGACGGTAGAATGACCGATGATCAAAAAAAGAGCCGTATTGCCAGCCTAAAGGAAAGTGAAATCGGTTATTTGCACGTAAACTCGCTCACCCAAGACGGTGTTAAAGTCGATTTTGTGGAGGAGGAAACGATTTTAGTGGTCGAATTGGCCCAACCGATACCTCCTGGCGGAAAGACCACCTTTGAAATGGAATTCAAGGGACAGGTTCCGTTACAGGTCCGAAGGGCCGGAAGAAACAGTGCCGAAGGTGTAGCCCTATCTATGAGCCAATGGTATCCGAAATTAGCCGAATACGATTTTGAAGGATGGCATGCCGACCCCTACATTGCACGTGAATTTCACGGCGTTTGGGGCGATTTTGACGTAAAGCTGACCCTAGACAAAAAGTACGTAGTGGGAGGAACTGGCTACCTGCAAAACCCTCAAGAAATCGGTCACGGCTATGAAGCTCCCGGTACCAAAGTGAAAAAACAGAAAGGCAAGACCCTTACATGGCACTTTAAGGCACCGATGGTACACGATTTTATGTGGGCGGCAGACCCCGATTATATACACGATACCCTTCAAGTAGAAAACGGACCTACGCTTCACTTTTTGTACAAAGACAATAAAGAGATTATAGACAACTGGAAAAAACTTCAGCCCAAAACAGCGGAGCTCATGAAGTTTTTCAACAAGAACATAGGCGAATACCCATACGAGCAGTATTCCGTGATACAAGGCGGTGACGGTGGTATGGAGTACGCCATGGCCACATTGATTACCGGTGAAAGAAAATTTGGAAGCTTGGTCGGGGTTACGGCCCATGAAATGGCACACTCCTGGTTTCAACACATCTTGGCCTCCAACGAATCGAAACACGAATGGATGGACGAAGGCTTTACAACCTTTATCTCTTCCTTGGCCATGAACGAAGTCATGCAAGAGAACAAGGAAAATCCTTTTGAAGGTACCTACAAAGGCTATTACAGCTTGGTAAATTCCGGTAAAGAACAACCCCAGACCACCCATGCCGATCGTTACGACCTCAACTTTGCCTACGGAATAGCCGCTTACAGCAAAGGGTCTATTTTCTTATCGCAATTGGGCTATGTTATCGGTCAGGATAAATTGATGGAAACCCTTCGCAAATATTATGAAGATTTCAAGTTCAAGCATCCCACACCCAACGATATCAAACGTACCGCCGAAAAAGTCTCGGGCATGGAACTCGATTGGTATCTAACCGACTGGACACAGACGACCAACACCATAGATTACGGTATTACCGATGTTAAGGACAAGGAGGGCAAAACCGAAGTTTCCCTGGTCCGTAAAGGGGCCATGCCTATGCCTATAGATATCCTAGTGATATATGAAGATGGAACAAAAGAGACCTTTTACGCGCCATTGCGGATGATGCGTGGGGAAAAGGAAAATCCTTATCCACAAATAAACCGAACGGTATTAGAAGATTGGCCATGGGCGCAGTCCAACTACAGCTTCACTTTCGACAAACCGCTTGAAAACGTAAAAGCAGTAGTGATCGACCCTTCACAATTAATGGCCGATATCGACTTGGAAGACAATGTTTGGCAAAAAACGCCATAA
- the rnpA gene encoding ribonuclease P protein component, with protein sequence MSNFTFPKKEKLKSKKLIERLFAEGKSVSVYPIKLIYLPTPFNDEVRFKAGMAVPKKNFKSAVKRNRIKRLLRESYRLNKPDILNNTEGSFAFLFLYLGKDMPSYASTERSMKALLQRFVAKNES encoded by the coding sequence ATGTCGAACTTCACTTTCCCAAAAAAAGAAAAGCTGAAAAGCAAAAAGCTTATCGAACGCTTGTTCGCCGAGGGGAAGTCCGTTTCCGTCTATCCGATAAAACTCATATACCTACCCACCCCTTTTAACGATGAAGTCCGTTTTAAGGCCGGTATGGCCGTACCTAAAAAGAACTTTAAAAGTGCCGTGAAACGCAATCGCATCAAGCGCTTATTACGTGAAAGTTACCGTTTGAACAAACCCGACATTCTTAACAATACGGAAGGCTCTTTTGCGTTTTTATTTTTATACCTTGGTAAAGATATGCCTTCATATGCCTCTACCGAGCGAAGCATGAAAGCCTTGCTTCAACGGTTTGTAGCTAAAAATGAATCGTAA
- a CDS encoding S41 family peptidase, which produces MKKFFGKKLLVSTFAVLILVIGSGFVKSDFFEIAKQIEIFTTLFKELNMNYVDETNPAELMDTAIKNMLDDLDPYTKFLNEQDVETYRINNAGEYSGIGALVRSFKDRLLIIEPYKGYPADKAGLKAGDEIIKIGAIKVSDFDDNASELLKGANNTSVEVTFKRQGETKVATITRAAVEVDAVPFYKMVDDKTGYIVLSKFNAKASSETKAALLDLKGKGAEKIILDLRDNPGGLLSEAINVTNLFVDKGELIVTTKSKVKKFNREYKTKNKPVDMEIPLVVLVNGSSASASEIVSGGLQDLDRAVIMGARSFGKGLVQRPLKLTYGTQLKVTISRYYTPSGRCIQSLDYWNRDKDGNAVKKTDIHDFTTRNGRKVQDGGGVLPDIEIAATKANELTMALLQNNVIFDYATKYFYEHQVNDVNTFKFSDSDYQDFKNFVSKSDFSFETKTEKTLKTAMTNREEVIFNDAIENDFKKLLLDIEKSKITALEDYQNEIKNKLEDEIVKRYFYREGLYDYYLKNDEAILAATELLSNESKYWSILK; this is translated from the coding sequence ATGAAAAAATTTTTCGGCAAAAAACTGCTGGTTTCCACCTTTGCCGTGCTTATTCTGGTAATAGGTAGTGGGTTTGTAAAAAGTGATTTCTTCGAGATTGCCAAACAAATCGAAATTTTCACTACCCTCTTTAAAGAGCTTAACATGAACTATGTAGACGAGACTAACCCTGCAGAGTTGATGGATACGGCTATAAAGAACATGTTAGACGACCTCGATCCCTACACCAAATTTCTAAACGAACAAGACGTAGAGACATACCGTATCAACAATGCGGGGGAATACTCGGGAATAGGCGCCCTAGTACGCTCGTTCAAAGACCGACTATTGATCATAGAGCCGTATAAGGGCTACCCTGCCGACAAAGCCGGACTCAAGGCCGGTGATGAAATTATCAAGATCGGCGCCATTAAGGTTTCCGATTTTGACGATAACGCCAGCGAGCTTCTAAAAGGGGCCAACAATACTTCGGTCGAAGTTACCTTTAAAAGACAGGGCGAGACCAAGGTGGCCACCATAACACGTGCCGCCGTTGAAGTAGATGCGGTACCCTTCTATAAGATGGTAGATGACAAAACCGGCTATATCGTTCTTTCTAAATTCAACGCCAAGGCTTCAAGCGAAACCAAGGCCGCCCTTTTAGACCTCAAGGGTAAAGGTGCCGAAAAAATTATATTGGACCTTAGGGACAACCCCGGAGGATTGCTTTCCGAAGCCATCAATGTCACCAATCTCTTCGTTGACAAAGGGGAATTGATCGTGACCACCAAATCAAAGGTCAAAAAATTCAATAGGGAATACAAGACGAAGAACAAGCCTGTGGATATGGAAATCCCCTTGGTAGTACTCGTAAACGGAAGTAGTGCCTCGGCGAGTGAAATCGTTTCGGGCGGACTCCAAGATCTTGACCGTGCCGTGATCATGGGAGCCCGTAGCTTTGGAAAAGGCTTGGTACAGCGCCCCTTGAAACTGACCTATGGCACCCAACTAAAGGTCACCATTAGCCGCTATTACACCCCTTCGGGAAGATGCATCCAATCGCTTGATTATTGGAACAGGGACAAGGACGGCAACGCCGTTAAAAAAACCGATATTCATGATTTTACCACCCGAAACGGACGCAAGGTTCAAGATGGTGGCGGTGTACTGCCCGATATTGAAATAGCCGCTACAAAGGCCAACGAATTGACCATGGCCCTCTTGCAAAACAACGTCATCTTCGACTATGCCACTAAATATTTCTACGAGCACCAAGTGAACGATGTAAACACGTTCAAATTTTCCGATAGCGACTATCAGGACTTTAAAAACTTCGTCTCGAAAAGCGATTTTTCCTTTGAGACCAAGACCGAAAAAACCCTGAAGACGGCCATGACCAACCGCGAAGAGGTTATTTTTAACGACGCCATAGAAAACGATTTTAAAAAGCTTTTGCTCGATATTGAAAAAAGCAAGATCACGGCCTTGGAAGACTACCAAAACGAAATAAAGAACAAGCTGGAAGATGAAATCGTCAAACGCTATTTCTACCGCGAAGGTCTTTACGACTATTACCTTAAGAACGATGAGGCCATCTTGGCCGCTACCGAACTTTTGAGTAACGAAAGTAAATATTGGAGCATCTTAAAATAA
- the gloA2 gene encoding SMU1112c/YaeR family gloxylase I-like metalloprotein, translating into MALNKIHHIAIICSDYQKSKHFYVDILGLEILSEVFREARQSYKLDLALNGEYIIELFSFPDPPKRPSRPEAQGLRHLAFEVDDVAQESKRLSDQGISVEPIRTDEFTGRKFTFFADPDGLPLELYEK; encoded by the coding sequence ATGGCCTTGAACAAGATCCACCATATTGCGATCATCTGCTCCGACTATCAAAAATCAAAGCATTTTTATGTAGATATTCTAGGCCTGGAGATTCTTAGCGAAGTATTTAGGGAAGCAAGGCAGTCGTACAAATTAGACCTCGCCCTCAATGGGGAGTACATCATTGAACTCTTTTCCTTTCCCGACCCGCCAAAACGTCCTTCTAGGCCCGAGGCCCAAGGTTTGCGCCACTTGGCCTTTGAGGTAGACGATGTTGCCCAGGAAAGTAAAAGGCTGTCAGACCAAGGCATAAGCGTCGAGCCCATCAGAACCGACGAATTTACTGGTCGTAAATTCACCTTCTTTGCCGATCCCGATGGACTTCCCCTTGAACTGTACGAAAAATAA
- a CDS encoding 3-keto-disaccharide hydrolase: MNRTKIALFISCMALMACNSTKTTVTDGGWEDMFNGKNLDGWTTKIHHYETGDNFGDTFRAEDGMIKVRYDKYDGDFNDRFGHLYYDKPYSYFHLSLEYRFVGELHPGAPVFTVMNSGVMYHSQDPRTMLKEQNWPISVEMQFLGGVNEGEERPTGNMCSPGTEIVYQGELYPSHCLSSSSKTYYGDQWVKAELIVRGDSLVTHIINGEVVLEYTKPQIGGGTVEGYDPKVKIDGKLLKEGMIALQSEGQPIDFRNIKIKNLKP, encoded by the coding sequence ATGAATCGCACTAAAATTGCCCTTTTTATTTCTTGTATGGCCCTAATGGCCTGTAACTCTACTAAAACAACGGTTACCGACGGGGGCTGGGAAGATATGTTCAACGGAAAAAATTTGGATGGATGGACCACCAAAATACACCATTACGAAACCGGCGATAATTTTGGTGATACCTTTCGGGCCGAAGACGGTATGATCAAGGTACGTTATGATAAATACGACGGTGATTTTAACGATAGGTTCGGGCATTTGTATTATGACAAGCCCTACTCGTATTTTCACCTTTCCCTTGAATATCGTTTTGTAGGTGAGCTGCATCCGGGTGCACCGGTTTTTACCGTGATGAACAGTGGTGTCATGTACCATTCACAGGATCCGCGTACCATGTTAAAGGAGCAGAACTGGCCCATATCCGTTGAGATGCAATTTTTGGGTGGTGTGAATGAGGGCGAAGAAAGGCCAACGGGCAATATGTGCTCGCCGGGCACTGAAATCGTTTATCAGGGCGAACTCTACCCGAGCCACTGTTTGAGCTCTTCTTCCAAAACCTATTACGGAGACCAATGGGTAAAGGCCGAATTGATCGTAAGGGGCGATTCTTTGGTAACGCACATTATAAACGGGGAAGTTGTTTTAGAATATACAAAACCTCAGATCGGCGGGGGTACGGTAGAGGGTTATGACCCCAAGGTAAAAATTGATGGTAAGCTGTTAAAAGAGGGAATGATTGCCTTACAGAGTGAAGGGCAGCCTATAGATTTCAGGAATATCAAGATCAAGAACCTGAAACCCTGA
- a CDS encoding acyltransferase family protein: MSQLAENVSKRLFSLDVFRGLTMFLLIAEAAGFHHNFSELTEGTAFSGLADQLHHHPWNGLRFWDLIQPFFMFIVGVAMPFSLRKRLASGDKKGVTKHILRRCFLLFAFGALLHCVYSHALVWELWNVLVQLAFTILIAYAVMNLSNKTQIGISVGLLVLTEVLYRAYNPEAPYVQNHESFGAYVDMLVMGQVNDGYWVFVNFIPTAAHTIWGVICGKVLLSHIPSTQKIKPFLIWGAVLVVLGFAMDFVGITPIVKRIATSSFTLASGGIAILTLSLFYWLIDIKGYQNNWLKIFSVVGTNSIFIYLFAETVGAQWFRGFGTIWTEGLLAPIGVSEKVIMVINALFVLYIFWYITYFLDKHKVYFKV, encoded by the coding sequence ATGTCTCAATTAGCCGAAAATGTATCGAAGCGTCTTTTTTCCTTGGATGTTTTTAGAGGTCTTACCATGTTTCTATTGATTGCGGAAGCAGCAGGTTTTCACCATAACTTTTCTGAATTGACCGAAGGCACGGCCTTTTCCGGCTTAGCGGATCAATTGCACCACCATCCGTGGAACGGACTCCGGTTTTGGGATTTGATCCAGCCCTTTTTTATGTTTATCGTAGGGGTGGCCATGCCCTTCTCTTTGCGAAAACGACTGGCCTCGGGAGATAAAAAAGGGGTGACCAAACACATTTTACGGCGTTGTTTTTTACTGTTCGCCTTCGGGGCGCTCCTGCATTGCGTATACAGTCATGCCTTGGTTTGGGAACTGTGGAACGTGTTGGTACAGTTGGCCTTCACCATCTTGATCGCCTATGCGGTAATGAACCTTTCGAATAAGACACAGATAGGCATATCTGTGGGGTTGCTTGTGCTTACCGAAGTGTTGTATCGCGCTTATAACCCTGAAGCGCCCTATGTGCAGAACCATGAGAGTTTTGGTGCGTATGTCGATATGCTGGTCATGGGGCAGGTAAATGATGGCTATTGGGTGTTCGTAAACTTTATACCGACGGCGGCACATACCATTTGGGGGGTTATTTGCGGAAAGGTCTTATTGTCGCACATCCCTTCAACCCAAAAGATCAAACCTTTTTTGATTTGGGGAGCGGTTTTGGTGGTTCTTGGGTTTGCTATGGATTTTGTCGGCATCACACCGATAGTTAAACGTATTGCTACTAGCTCTTTTACCTTGGCATCGGGAGGCATCGCCATTTTGACCCTAAGCCTTTTCTACTGGCTTATCGACATAAAAGGATATCAAAATAATTGGCTGAAAATTTTCTCGGTAGTAGGCACTAATTCCATTTTTATCTACCTATTCGCCGAAACGGTAGGGGCACAATGGTTTCGGGGCTTTGGAACAATTTGGACGGAAGGCCTGTTGGCGCCCATTGGGGTTTCAGAAAAAGTCATTATGGTCATCAACGCCTTGTTTGTACTGTACATCTTTTGGTACATTACCTACTTTTTAGACAAGCACAAGGTCTACTTTAAAGTTTAA